The following proteins come from a genomic window of Kitasatospora sp. NBC_01246:
- a CDS encoding FadR/GntR family transcriptional regulator, producing the protein MLFTRILKLRPPIADKGLVSTLAHPTMTPARSAEGAIPGAGDLDRFSYADRPTPPAPRWEGAESDLGRVGRKTTSSRGRGLHGQLVQQLGQMIVSGDLGADRPLVPEEIGQRFEVSRTVVRESLRVLEAKGLVSARPNVGTRVRPVGDWNLLDPDIIEWRAFGPQRDEQRRELFELRWAIEPLAARLAAGHGREDVQQRLVELIEIMGHAAAQADLSTFSRADAELHALVLQMAGNRMLEHLSGIVSCALQVSGGPPTSCERPSEASVSLHARLVDALGTGDGTAGEAAVRALLTVHPEIEPSVPAPREH; encoded by the coding sequence GTGCTTTTCACGAGAATTCTCAAGCTGCGCCCGCCGATCGCCGACAAAGGACTTGTGAGTACCCTTGCGCACCCCACCATGACCCCCGCCCGTTCCGCCGAAGGTGCCATCCCCGGCGCCGGCGACCTGGACCGCTTCTCGTACGCCGACCGGCCGACCCCGCCGGCGCCCCGCTGGGAGGGCGCCGAGTCGGATCTGGGCCGGGTCGGCCGCAAGACCACCAGCAGTCGTGGCCGAGGCCTGCACGGCCAGCTCGTGCAGCAGCTCGGTCAGATGATCGTCTCGGGCGACCTCGGTGCCGACCGCCCGCTCGTCCCCGAGGAGATCGGCCAGCGCTTCGAGGTCTCCCGCACCGTCGTCCGCGAGTCGCTGCGCGTGCTGGAGGCGAAGGGCCTGGTCAGTGCCCGGCCGAACGTCGGCACCCGGGTCCGGCCGGTCGGCGACTGGAACCTGCTCGACCCGGACATCATCGAGTGGCGCGCCTTCGGCCCGCAGCGCGACGAGCAGCGCCGGGAGCTGTTCGAGCTCCGCTGGGCGATCGAGCCGCTAGCCGCCAGGCTCGCCGCGGGGCACGGCCGGGAGGACGTCCAGCAGCGCCTGGTCGAACTGATCGAGATCATGGGCCACGCCGCCGCCCAGGCCGACCTCTCCACGTTCTCGCGGGCCGACGCCGAGCTGCACGCCCTGGTCCTGCAGATGGCGGGGAACCGGATGCTGGAGCACCTCTCCGGGATCGTCTCCTGCGCCCTCCAGGTGTCGGGCGGCCCGCCCACCTCCTGCGAGCGCCCCTCGGAGGCCTCGGTCAGCCTGCACGCCCGGCTGGTGGACGCCCTCGGCACCGGCGACGGCACGGCGGGCGAGGCCGCGGTGCGGGCGCTGCTCACCGTCCACCCGGAGATCGAGCCGTCCGTCCCCGCTCCCCGGGAGCACTGA
- a CDS encoding RNA polymerase sigma factor: MSASTSRSLPPEIAESAALLALIERGKAQGQIAGDDVRQAFEADQIPVTKWKNVMRSLNQVLIEEGVDLMVSAAEPAGAKRKSVAAKSPTKRTATKAVTTRNPAAPAAPTKPPVRIAPGATISVPAVAAAAASVGTVSAEITEAGATLSAEAKAPAAKKAAPAKKAAAKKTAAPAKKTAAKKTAAGKAGKGDEEIGGEEELIEDVALPGDKAGEEAEPEEESQGFVLSDDDEDDAPAQQVAVAGATADPVKDYLKQIGKVPLLNAEQEVELAKRIEAGLFAEDKLSAADKLAPKLKRELEIIAEDGRRAKNHLLEANLRLVVSLAKRYTGRGMLFLDLIQEGNLGLIRAVEKFDYTKGYKFSTYATWWIRQAITRAMADQARTIRIPVHMVEVINKLARVQRQMLQDLGREPTPEELAKELDMTPEKVIEVQKYGREPISLHTPLGEDGDSEFGDLIEDSEAVVPADAVSFTLLQEQLHSVLDTLSEREAGVVSMRFGLTDGQPKTLDEIGKVYGVTRERIRQIESKTMSKLRHPSRSQVLRDYLD, from the coding sequence GTGTCGGCCAGCACATCCCGTTCGCTTCCCCCCGAGATCGCCGAGTCCGCGGCTCTGCTGGCGCTCATCGAGCGGGGCAAGGCCCAGGGGCAGATCGCCGGTGACGACGTGCGCCAGGCGTTCGAGGCGGACCAGATCCCGGTCACCAAGTGGAAGAACGTCATGCGCAGCCTCAACCAGGTTCTGATTGAGGAGGGGGTGGACCTTATGGTCAGCGCGGCCGAGCCGGCCGGTGCCAAGCGCAAGAGCGTCGCTGCCAAGAGCCCCACCAAGCGCACTGCCACCAAGGCGGTCACCACCCGGAACCCCGCCGCTCCGGCGGCCCCGACCAAGCCCCCCGTGCGTATCGCGCCCGGCGCGACCATCTCCGTTCCGGCGGTCGCGGCCGCCGCGGCGTCGGTCGGCACGGTGTCCGCCGAGATCACCGAGGCGGGAGCCACGCTCTCCGCCGAGGCGAAGGCGCCTGCGGCGAAGAAGGCCGCCCCGGCGAAGAAGGCGGCCGCCAAGAAGACCGCCGCGCCGGCCAAGAAGACCGCCGCCAAGAAGACCGCCGCAGGTAAGGCGGGCAAGGGCGACGAGGAGATCGGCGGCGAGGAAGAGCTGATCGAGGACGTCGCGCTGCCCGGCGACAAGGCGGGCGAGGAGGCGGAGCCCGAGGAGGAGTCGCAGGGGTTCGTCCTCTCCGACGACGACGAGGACGACGCGCCTGCCCAGCAGGTCGCCGTCGCCGGTGCCACCGCCGACCCGGTCAAGGACTACCTGAAGCAGATCGGCAAGGTCCCGCTGCTCAACGCCGAGCAGGAGGTCGAGCTCGCCAAGCGCATCGAGGCTGGCCTGTTCGCCGAGGACAAGCTCTCGGCCGCCGACAAGCTGGCGCCGAAGCTCAAGCGCGAGCTGGAGATCATCGCCGAGGACGGCCGCCGCGCCAAGAACCACCTGCTGGAGGCCAACCTCCGCCTGGTGGTCTCGCTGGCCAAGCGCTACACCGGTCGCGGCATGCTCTTCCTGGACCTCATCCAGGAGGGCAACCTGGGCCTGATCCGTGCGGTCGAGAAGTTCGACTACACCAAGGGCTACAAGTTCTCCACCTACGCCACGTGGTGGATCCGCCAGGCGATCACCCGCGCGATGGCCGACCAGGCGCGCACCATCCGTATCCCGGTGCACATGGTCGAGGTCATCAACAAGCTGGCCCGCGTCCAGCGCCAGATGCTCCAGGACCTGGGCCGCGAGCCCACCCCGGAGGAGCTGGCCAAGGAACTCGACATGACCCCCGAGAAGGTCATCGAGGTCCAGAAGTACGGTCGCGAGCCCATTTCGCTGCACACCCCGCTGGGTGAGGACGGCGACAGCGAGTTCGGTGACCTGATCGAGGACTCCGAGGCGGTCGTGCCAGCCGACGCGGTCTCCTTCACCCTGCTCCAGGAGCAGCTGCACTCGGTGCTGGACACCCTCTCCGAGCGCGAGGCGGGCGTCGTCTCGATGCGCTTCGGCCTGACGGACGGTCAGCCGAAGACGCTGGACGAGATCGGCAAGGTGTACGGGGTCACCCGTGAGCGCATCCGCCAGATCGAGTCCAAGACCATGTCGAAGCTGCGCCACCCGTCGCGCTCCCAGGTGCTGCGCGACTACCTGGACTGA
- a CDS encoding S1 family peptidase: MPATLVAFGPAAPAEAQRRVIGGAVVSTADHPWMVAVASRQQFGNGRSGQFCGGALVTPTKVVTAAHCFYDEAKGRRVERPGLKVVVGRDDLRGSVGREVPVEAVWIHPDYAFAANMNDVAVLTLTESQGARPVIDLVGQGDTEPYREGNRAQVYGWGDTSGKGDYSPTLRGVDVSVIPDRTCAQAYPGGSDGHFDARGMVCAGAEKGGKDACQGDSGGPLVVAGRLAGLVSWGTGCAEAAHPGVYTRVAAVADAVRSVL; the protein is encoded by the coding sequence CTGCCCGCGACGCTGGTCGCGTTCGGCCCGGCCGCACCGGCCGAGGCCCAGCGGCGGGTGATCGGCGGCGCCGTCGTGAGCACCGCCGACCATCCGTGGATGGTGGCGGTCGCCAGCCGCCAGCAGTTCGGCAACGGTCGCTCGGGGCAGTTCTGTGGCGGTGCGCTCGTCACTCCGACCAAGGTCGTGACGGCGGCGCACTGCTTCTACGACGAGGCCAAGGGCCGGCGGGTGGAGCGGCCGGGGCTGAAGGTCGTGGTGGGCCGGGACGACCTGCGCGGCTCGGTCGGCCGTGAGGTGCCCGTCGAGGCGGTCTGGATCCACCCCGACTACGCCTTCGCGGCCAACATGAACGATGTGGCGGTGCTCACGCTCACCGAGTCGCAGGGTGCCCGCCCGGTGATCGACCTGGTCGGCCAGGGGGACACCGAGCCGTACCGGGAGGGGAACCGGGCGCAGGTCTACGGCTGGGGGGACACCTCGGGCAAGGGCGACTACTCGCCCACGCTCCGTGGTGTCGACGTGTCGGTCATCCCCGACCGGACCTGTGCCCAGGCCTACCCGGGTGGGTCGGACGGGCATTTCGACGCCCGCGGCATGGTCTGCGCCGGTGCGGAGAAGGGCGGGAAGGACGCCTGCCAGGGGGACAGCGGTGGCCCGCTGGTCGTCGCCGGACGCCTCGCCGGGCTGGTCTCCTGGGGGACGGGCTGCGCGGAGGCGGCCCACCCGGGTGTCTACACCCGCGTCGCCGCGGTCGCCGACGCGGTACGCTCCGTCTTGTAG
- a CDS encoding DUF7455 domain-containing protein, with protein sequence MTTVLTPASPLTAADRCDRCGAQAYLRVVLASGGELLFCAHHGRKFEPELKKIAVEIQDESGRLSSTTNAAAADEER encoded by the coding sequence GTGACTACTGTTCTGACCCCTGCGAGCCCGCTCACCGCGGCTGACCGCTGCGACCGCTGCGGCGCCCAGGCTTACCTGCGCGTCGTACTCGCCAGCGGCGGAGAGCTGCTCTTCTGTGCCCACCACGGCCGGAAGTTCGAGCCCGAGCTCAAGAAGATCGCCGTGGAGATACAGGACGAGAGCGGCCGGCTCAGCAGCACCACCAACGCCGCGGCCGCCGACGAAGAGCGCTGA